The genomic stretch AGCCGTTCAAGTTGGAAGAGGTCAAGACGGCGCTGGCCGAGATCGGCATCGAGGGGTTGACGGTTTCCGAGGTCAAGGGCTTCGGCCGCCAGAAGGGCCACACGGAGATCTATCGCGGCAGCGAGTACACGGTCGACTTCCTCCCAAAGGTGAAGATCGAGCTGGTGACGCCCGAGTCGAAGGTCGACGCCGTGGTGAAGGCGATCCTGGCCTCGGCCAAGACGGGCAAGATCGGCGACGGCAAGGTCTTCGTCCTCCCCGTCGAGCAGGCGATCCGCATCCGCACCGACGAGCGGGACGAGAAGGCCATCTAAGGCCGTTCCGGGTTCTTTTTTCCCCCAGCCCCCGCTTCCTTCCCGCGCTCCATGGCCACGTGGCTTTTCCCCGAGGCAACGGCTGATGCGGGCGAGGGGAAGGGGGGGCGGGGCCGCCGGGGGGGCAGGAACCTCCTTGGCGCCGATTGGCGGAAGCCGCTTCCGCTCCTCTGCCTGCTGGCGGTGCTCGCCGGGGCCTTCTGGGCGACGTTCCGGCTGGGCCGGATCGGGTTCATGTCGCTCGACATGCCGATCACGTGGGACGCGGCCTGGCGGATGATGAACGGCCAGTGGCCGTGCCGCGATTTCAACACGCCGGGCGATGTCCTCCCCGCCCTGATCCAGATCGTTTTCTTCAAGGTCTGCGGGGTCAACTGGTGGGGCTACCTGGTCCACGCGGGACTCTGCAACGCGGCCTTCGCCCTCGGGGTGATGCTCTTCCTCTCCCGGATGGGGGCGCCGGTGCTCCTCTCCCTCTTCGTCGGGGCGATGGAGGGGTGGCATTTCAACACGCCGATCGGGATTCCCTATTACGACCAGTATTCCTATTTCTTCGCGTTCTTCGCCCTCGCGGCGTTCACGCTCGGGGTCCTCGACCGGAACCTGATGCTGCGGGGGATCTTCCTCCTCCTGGTTCCGCCCCTCTGCGTGGCGACGATCCTCTCCAAGGTCTCCCCGGGGCTCTACGCGCTGGCGCTGCTGCCGGGGATCTTCGTCGTCTCCTGCCGCAGGGGGGAGCGTTGGGACGCGATCGGGGTGCTGGTCGCCTCGTCGATCCTGACAGTCCTCGGCCTCGGCCTGCTCTGCTGGTACGGCGGGGTTGCCCCGGACCGGGTGTGGGAGTCGTTCTTCGGTCTTCCCTCGGGCATCGGGCACGAGCGGTGGGCGGCGGTCCGCTGGGAGGATTGGCGGCTGCAGGCGGAGTGGCGGATGGGACGGCTGGCGGGGCTCTGGATCGCGCTCCCGGCGGGGCTGGCGGCGGCGGTGGCGCTCCTCGTCCGGCGGGAGCGGGGGATGGCGGGGAGCCGCTATGTGAAGCCGGAGAACGATCTCCGGCGGGATCGCATCCGGGCGCTGATCTGGATCACGCTGGCCGCGCCCTGGGTCGATCTGGTGACGTTCCTCTCCGCCGACCAGCAGGCGCTGAATTACCTCGCCTACGGGGTGCTCGCGCTGGGGACGGGGCTGACGGCCTTCGGCCTCGCGGCGGGGCGCGGAGTGGCGGCGCGGACGGTTTACGTCGCGGCGTTTTGCCTCATGGTGGCGGTGACGGTCCGGGTCGAGCTCGGGACGGCCTGGAAGATGGTGCTGCGGAATGTGAACGACTTCGGCCTCCCCGAGTCGACGAAGCTTTCCGAGTTCCCCCCGGCGGGCCGGGAGCTGGCGCCGATGATCTGGATCAACTCGAACGGCCAGTACTCGGCGGAGGAGTTCTGGCGGGTGGTCGATTTCCTGAAGGAGAAGAACGAGCCCTTTTTGATCGCGGGCCAGAACACGCTCCCCTACGCCTTCTGCGGCCGGGTGAATCCGTTCCCCATCGCGTGGCTCCATCGCGGGCTGACGTTCCCGAAGCCCGAGGACCCGCGCCGCCCGGCGTTCGACGCCTGGGCGATCGAGCGGCTGAAGGCGGCGGGTATCCGCTGGATGGCGGTCGACTCGACGTGGGGCAACTGGCTCGGCGACCTCCCGTTCCTCCAGGCCTGGGCCGACCGGGCGACGGGGCCCGAGGTGAGGATCGCCTCGTGGCGGCTGATCCCCGTCGACGTGGCGCTCCTCGGCCTGCCTGCGGAAGCGACGCCGACGCCCGCACCGCCGTCTGACGCGGTCCCGCCCGCCGCGCCATGAAGACGCCTGCGGTGCCGTGGCTTTTCCCCGGGACCGGGGGGCGGGGCGATTTCCGGGCGGCGTGGCTCGCGCCCCTGCCGTTGCTCGCCCTCGCGGCGCTCGCGCTGTGGGCGTTCGGCGCGACGTTCTATTACGGGCGGATCGGCTTCATGCCGCTCGATTCCCCGATCACGTGGGACGGCGGCTGGCGGATTCTCCGCGGGCAGGTGCCGCTCCGCGATTTCAACACCCCGGGCGATGTGATCCCGGCGCTCTTCCAGGCGGGCGTCTTCGCTCTCTGCGGGGTCAACTGGTGGGGCTACCTCGCCCATGCCGGGCTCAGCAGCGCGGTCTT from Verrucomicrobium sp. GAS474 encodes the following:
- a CDS encoding P-II family nitrogen regulator, with amino-acid sequence MKKIEAVIKPFKLEEVKTALAEIGIEGLTVSEVKGFGRQKGHTEIYRGSEYTVDFLPKVKIELVTPESKVDAVVKAILASAKTGKIGDGKVFVLPVEQAIRIRTDERDEKAI